One Lepisosteus oculatus isolate fLepOcu1 chromosome 4, fLepOcu1.hap2, whole genome shotgun sequence genomic window, CCCCAACACTCACCacacccccccaacacacacactccacataccaacaaacacacacacccccaacactcaccacacccccccaacacacacactccacataccaacaaacacacacacaccaacacacaccacaTCTCAACACACACCCCCAACACTCACCacacccccccaacacacacccactcaccacacccccccaacacacacactccacataccaacaaacacacacaccccaacaCACACTCACCACACCCCCAACACACATCACACACTCACCACACCCCCAACAAACACacccaacacacacaccccaacaAACACACATCATACACCACAGCTTAACACGCAccccaacacacacagcacacgcCACAGACCCCCCAACACACGCCCACACACAACCACGCTGGCAGATTCTGCTTCTTGGTTTATAGTCACCACCTGCCCGATTGCCTTCCTccaattggtcaggtgactACGGACAGCAGGTCATCCCCCCCGGCAGCCCCACTGctttctgggaaatgtagttgtTCATACAAAAATGTCTGAATCTCCCCCGTCCTGCTCCCCCAGGGGCACGGGGAGCTCGGGGGGTTCTGGGACTCGTGGGCGGAGAGCTGCTGTCTCAGCTGCGCTGTCCCTGCAGGTGGAGAACCAGGGCCTGAGGAGTCTCCCAGTGACCGTGACCATCAGGGTGCCAGTGAGGCTCGGGGACAGGGACATCTGGACAGACTCCTCGGTGCTGAAGGTGAgcgtgtctgtccctctgtctgtccgtctgtccgtctgagtatctgtctgtccgtctgtagtgtctgtgtctctgggtgtctgtctgtgtccatctGCCTGTCTGTTTGtgagcctgtctgtctgtctccttgtctctctgcctgcctgtctggtTATTTGTTTGTCTCCTTGtctctctgcctgcctgtctgcttGTCTGATTATTTGTCTGTCTCcttgtctctctgcctgtccaGCCAGTGACTGTGGTTTCCAGAGCTGGCAGTGACACAGTGACGCTGTCTGTCTCcttgtctctctgcctgtccaGCCAGTGACTGTGGTTTCCAGAGCTGGCAGTGACACAGTGACGCTGTCTGTCTCcttgtctctctgcctgtccaGCCAGTGACTGTGGTTTCCAGAGCTGGCAGTGACACAGTGACGCTGTCTGTCTCcttgtctctctgcctgtccaGCCAGTGACTGTGGTTTCCAGCGCTGGCAGTGACACAGTGACGCTGTCTGTCTCcttgtctctctgcctgtccaGCCAGTGACTGTGGTTTCCAGCGCTGGCAGTGACACAGTGACGCTGTCTGTCTCcttgtctctctgcctgtctgcctgtccagcCAGTGACTGTGGTTTCCAGTGCTGGCAGTGACACAGTGACGCTGTCTGTCTCcttgtctctctgcctgtctgcctgtccagcCAGTGACTGTGGTTTCCAGAGCTGgcagtgacacagtgacactGTCTGTCTCCTCAGATCGCCAACTGCACAGAAAACAGCAAGAGACCCACAGTGTCCGACTTCGTCAAGCAGCTCAAGACGCGGCCCTTAGTAGTGAGTAtcaacacacacctgtacaaCCTCtaacaagacacacacacacctgtacaacCTCtgacaagacacacacacacacctgtacaatCTCTaacaagacacacacacctgtacaacCTCTaacaagacacacacacctgtactgactctcactgtacacacacacacacctgtacaatctctaacaacacacacacctgtacaacCTCtaacaagacacacacacacctgtacaacCTCtaacaagacacacacacacacacacctgtacagactctcactgtacacacacactcctgtacaacctctaacaacacacacacactcctgtacaacctctaacaacacacacacctgtacaatctctaacaacacacacacctgtactgactctcactgtacacacacacctgtacaacCTCtaacaagacacacacacacctgtacagactctccCTGGACATGCTGTAGACACACACTCCTGGTGGGAAGTCACACACAGGTactgacacactgtctctctcaggaCTGCAGTGTTGCAGAGTGTAAGGAGCTCACCTGCTCTGTTCCCCTGCTGGAGTCCAGACAGAAACTGCTCTACAACCTCTCGGGCACGGTCAGCTCAGCCTGGATAGAGCTGGTACAGACAATCCCTCACTGTCTCAACCTCTCCCTGGAGCTCTCCAGCTGTACCtaccctctctctcactgcagtgttcatgtcctggagtgtccagtcagtgtgtctgtatgaacccctctctctctcactgcagtgttcatgtactggagtgtccagtcagtgtgtctatattaacccctctctctctcagtgcagtgttaatgtactggagtgtccagtcagtgtgtctgtatgaacccccctctctctcagtgcagtgttaatgtactggagtgtagtcagtgtctgtattaacccccctctctctcagtgcagtgttaatgtactggagtgtagtcagagtgtctgtattaacccctctctctctcagtgcagtgttaatgtactggagtgtccagtcagtgtgtctgtattaacccctctctctctcagtgcagtgttaatgtactggagtgtccagtcagtgtgtgtgtattaacccctctctctctcagtgcagtgttaatgtactggagtatccagtcagtgtgtgtatgaacccctctctctctcagtgcagtgttaatgtactggagtgtccagtcagtgtgtgtgtgtattaacccctctctctctcagtgcagtgttaatgtactggagtgtagtcagagtgtctgtattaacccctctctctctctcagactcaGTTGCAGTCTGTCAATTTGGTTACCTTGGCATCTCTGCAGTTTGACACGAAACGGTTCATCCATGTCTTCACTACCACTCAGGAGGACTACATCAAGACTCAGGTAAGGATTCGGAGATTTGAAGGGGTGGACAAAACAGAGCTGAGCCCActacagagctgagtgtgctgtaCAGAGTcaggacagagctgtgtgtgttgtatagagctgtgtgtgttgtacagagtcaggacagagctgtgtgtgttgtacagagtcaggacagagctgtgtgtgttgtatagagctgtgtgtgttgtacagagtcaggacagagctgtgtgtgttgtacagagctgtgtgtgtgttgtacagagtcaggacagagctgtgtgtgttgtacagagtcaggagagagctgtgtgtgttgtacagagtcaggacagagctgtgtgtgttgtacagagtcaggagagagctgtgtgtgttgtacagagtcaggagagagctgtgtgtgttgtacagagctgtgtgtgttctacagagctgtgtgttctgCAGGTGGAGACGAGAATTGAGCTCTATACTGAATACGATTACAAGAGAGAAATCATCGGAGGAGCAGCTGGGGGGCTCCTGCTCCTCGCTCTCATCACTGCTGGACTCTACAAGGTGTGTAGTTCTGTCCACTGTACTGTCAGTACTaaccctctctcagtgcagtgttaatgtactggagtgtccagtcagtgtgtcagtactaacccctctctctcagtgcagtgttaatgtactggagtgtccagtcagtgtgtctgtattaacccctctctctctctcagtgcagtgttcatgtactggagtgtccagtcagtgtgtcagtactaacccctctctctcagtgcagtgttaatgtactggagtgtccagtcagtgtgtgtgtattaacccctctctctctcagtacagtgttcatgtactggagtgtccagtcagtgtgtctgtatgaacccctctctctctctcagtgcagtgttaatgtactggagtgtccagtcagtgtgtctgtattaacccctctctctctctcagtgcagtgttcatgtactggagtgtccagtcagtgtgtctgtatgaacccccctctctctctcagtgcagtgttaatgtactggagtgtccagtcagtgtgtgtgtattaacccctctctctctcagtgcagtgttaatgtactggagtgtccagtcagtgtgtctgtattaacccctctctctctcagtgcagtgttaatgtactggagtgtccagtcagtgtgtctgtatgaacccccctctctctctcagtgcagtgttaatgtactggagtgtccagtcagtgtgtctgtattaacccctctctctctcagtgcagtgttaatgtactggagtgtccagtcagtgtgtgtgtattaacccctctctctctctcagtgcagtgttaatgtactggagtgtccagtcagtgtgtctgtatgaacccccctctctctctcagtgcagtgttaatgtactggagtgtccagtcagtgtgtgtgtattaacccctctctctctcagtgcagtgttaatgtactggagtgtccagtcagtgtgtctgtattaacccctctctctctcagtgcagtgttaatgtactggagtgtccagtcagtcagtgtgtattaacccctctctctcagtgcagtgttaatgtactggagtgtgtgttgacccctctctctctcagtgttgaCGAAGTGTTTCTCTGTGCAGGCTGGCTTCTTCAAGCGGGGGTATAAACAGATGATGGAGCAGGAGGCTGGGGAGAAGGGGGCAGGTGAGGAGGCCG contains:
- the LOC138238181 gene encoding integrin alpha-X-like, with the protein product MSESPPSCSPRGTGSSGGSGTRGRRAAVSAALSLQVENQGLRSLPVTVTIRVPVRLGDRDIWTDSSVLKIANCTENSKRPTVSDFVKQLKTRPLVDCSVAECKELTCSVPLLESRQKLLYNLSGTVSSAWIELTQLQSVNLVTLASLQFDTKRFIHVFTTTQEDYIKTQVETRIELYTEYDYKREIIGGAAGGLLLLALITAGLYKAGFFKRGYKQMMEQEAGEKGAGEEAEAGEEAPPAAE